The genomic DNA AGGTAATTTCTTTACTATTTTTAAGAACAGCATAAAAATCACCAACCCCTTTCACTTTGGAAATAACATCCAAAACACCTAAGTCGGTAACCAGGTGGAAATCCTGTTTTTGGCTGAAATCCTTGGGCACTAGAAAAGATTCTTTTGGATCCGTTCCCCGATAATAGGGATGAATGGGGCTAAGAAGATGCTGCAGGGTTTCAATCTGCTCTGCAGAATGCAAGACACAAATATCTATGTCGCGAGTCGTTTGATTGCAACCATGCAGGACGGCGGCAAAACCGCCAATAAGCACAAAATCAAGATCGCTTTGGAGGAGTAGTTTCAGGAGGTCTTGAAGGTTTTGAATCATGAGAAGAAATCATTTGCTTCAATTCGTCTACAAAATCCAGCGTGTTTTGGTGTTGTTCAACACGCTCTTCAAAAGACAATTTTAAATTATCCCGGATAAGCCAGATATCGACACCTTTTTCTATCCATTCCTCATCAGTCATAAGGCATATTATCTTGGAGTATTTGATGAAATCCACCACAAAATCAGACTCCGCTTATAAGCCTTGCAATACGCTCCGAAAGTGGAGGATGGGTGGAAAAAAGCCTTAAGAAACCCGAGGAGCTGGAAATTTTCAAAGCGGCAATGGCTGGGGTTTGTTTGGATTTGTCTTCCAGTCCATAAAAAGATTGTAATTTTTGAAGGGCCGCAATCATTTTACCCCGCCCAGCAACAACGGCACCACCCGCATCGGCACGGAATTCACGATAGCGGGAAAACCAGGCGACAATCATCGCCCCAAAAATCATGAACACGATTTCCAAGACAAAAGAGACCAAAAAATACATCCCTCGAGAAGCACTGCGAGAATCACTATCCCTTCCACGTAGGGCCTGGACAAGGGCAAAACTGATCACACGCGATAAAAACATGACAAACGAATTCACAATCCCCTGCAACAGCGTCATTGTCACCATGTCCCCATTGGCCACATGGCTTAGCTCATGACCCAACACACCTTCAATCTCAGCGCTATCCATTCTTTGCAAAAGACCGCTGGAAAC from Deltaproteobacteria bacterium GWA2_45_12 includes the following:
- a CDS encoding zinc metalloprotease HtpX yields the protein MAKRIFLFLITNILVVLTINILLRIFNVQPYLTPYGLDYTSLAAFCFIWGMGGAFISLLLSKIMVKMIMGVKIIDPQTTDPTLQRLVQMISRLSTSAGIPMPEVGIYQSPEVNAFATGPTKNHSLVAVSSGLLQRMDSAEIEGVLGHELSHVANGDMVTMTLLQGIVNSFVMFLSRVISFALVQALRGRDSDSRSASRGMYFLVSFVLEIVFMIFGAMIVAWFSRYREFRADAGGAVVAGRGKMIAALQKLQSFYGLEDKSKQTPAIAALKISSSSGFLRLFSTHPPLSERIARLISGV